In Arthrobacter sp. MN05-02, one genomic interval encodes:
- the nucS gene encoding endonuclease NucS, translating into MRLVIARCSVDYVGRLRAHLPLATRLLMVKSDGSVLVHSDGGSYKPLNWMSPPATLRVSEPDDADRAEGVTAVWTVQHAKSDDRLVISIREQLHDSSHDLGVDPGLVKDGVEADLQRLLAEQIELLGAGFTLIRREYMTAIGPVDILARDAAGRTVAIELKRRGDIDGVEQLTRYLELLNRDPVMSPVRGVFAAQQIKPQARVLALDRGIDCLTLDYDAMRGVDDSASRLF; encoded by the coding sequence GTGCGTTTAGTGATAGCCCGTTGCTCCGTCGACTACGTCGGCCGCCTCCGGGCGCATCTCCCCCTTGCCACCCGGCTCCTGATGGTGAAATCGGACGGATCCGTCCTGGTGCATTCGGACGGGGGCTCCTACAAACCCCTCAACTGGATGAGCCCGCCCGCGACGCTCCGGGTCAGCGAGCCCGACGACGCGGACCGCGCCGAGGGCGTCACCGCGGTCTGGACGGTGCAGCACGCCAAGAGCGACGATCGGCTCGTCATCAGCATCCGTGAGCAGCTGCACGATTCCTCGCACGACCTCGGGGTGGATCCGGGACTCGTCAAGGACGGGGTCGAGGCAGACCTCCAGAGACTGCTCGCAGAGCAGATCGAACTGCTCGGAGCGGGTTTCACCCTGATCCGCCGTGAGTACATGACCGCCATCGGCCCCGTCGACATCCTCGCGCGCGACGCGGCCGGGCGCACCGTCGCCATCGAGCTGAAGCGCCGTGGGGACATCGACGGCGTCGAGCAGCTCACGCGCTATCTCGAGCTGCTCAACCGCGACCCGGTGATGTCGCCGGTGCGTGGCGTCTTCGCCGCCCAGCAGATCAAGCCGCAGGCCCGCGTGCTCGCCCTGGACCGGGGCATCGACTGTCTCACCTTGGACTACGACGCGATGCGCGGCGTCGACGACAGCGCGTCGCGGCTCTTCTAG
- a CDS encoding MFS transporter, with protein sequence MKKTASEAAGAMSPELRPLTIGILAIITCAAFEAMAVITAMPVVADELSGESSYGLAFSMYLTASLLGTVVAGSWCDRKGPRPALAVGMSLMILGLLAAGAAPDFWLVTVGRAVSGLGGGFMIVAVYVVIGRSFPQRVQPVVFGWLAAAWVLPALIGPVVAGFVTQQFGWRWVFLGVAPVVIAAVVIVWPKTRDLGAIAAADTGPAKARVIRGLALAGGVFSAQWAVVRLADTDDPGAGTVAGLVALAAAGVVVALVVLPALLPRGTLILARGLPSIIATRGIVNVAFFGTEAFIPLMLVSSRGIDPGTAGLTLSAGALGWSAGSFVQARVTFGRQWLLVAGSSVLSLSLGGFALATATEAPLWVLVVVWGFSGFAMGMTLSSTSVLVLKLSAATEQGRNSAALQISDQLGGVAGTAGAGALFALLHDPADPGHVPTFVAIWLALWVFTAAGIVSGLRGARSSDDGPGLTPSKSMEGTVPA encoded by the coding sequence ATGAAGAAGACCGCGAGCGAGGCCGCCGGAGCGATGTCACCCGAGCTCCGCCCCCTCACCATCGGGATCCTCGCAATCATCACGTGCGCTGCCTTCGAAGCGATGGCGGTCATCACCGCCATGCCCGTGGTCGCCGACGAACTGTCGGGCGAATCGAGCTACGGGCTGGCCTTCTCCATGTACCTGACGGCGTCGTTGCTGGGCACCGTGGTCGCCGGGTCCTGGTGCGACCGCAAGGGGCCGCGGCCGGCCCTCGCCGTGGGGATGTCCCTCATGATCCTCGGGCTGCTCGCGGCGGGAGCGGCCCCGGACTTCTGGCTCGTGACCGTGGGGCGGGCCGTGTCCGGCCTCGGCGGCGGGTTCATGATCGTGGCGGTCTATGTCGTGATCGGCAGGTCCTTCCCGCAGCGGGTCCAACCGGTCGTGTTCGGCTGGCTGGCAGCCGCGTGGGTGCTGCCGGCACTCATCGGGCCGGTGGTCGCCGGTTTCGTGACGCAGCAGTTCGGGTGGCGGTGGGTGTTCCTCGGCGTCGCCCCGGTGGTGATCGCCGCCGTCGTGATCGTGTGGCCGAAGACGAGGGACCTCGGAGCCATCGCGGCGGCCGACACCGGTCCGGCGAAGGCGCGGGTGATCCGTGGTCTCGCGCTGGCCGGCGGAGTGTTCTCCGCGCAGTGGGCCGTCGTCCGGCTCGCCGACACCGACGATCCCGGAGCCGGGACCGTGGCGGGACTCGTGGCCCTTGCAGCCGCGGGGGTGGTCGTCGCGCTCGTGGTCCTGCCCGCGCTCCTGCCCCGGGGCACCCTAATCCTGGCCCGCGGGCTGCCCAGCATCATCGCGACGCGCGGCATCGTCAACGTGGCGTTCTTCGGGACCGAGGCCTTCATCCCCCTGATGCTCGTGAGTTCCCGCGGTATCGACCCGGGTACCGCCGGCCTGACCCTGAGCGCAGGTGCCCTCGGCTGGAGCGCCGGGTCCTTCGTGCAGGCGCGGGTCACGTTCGGCCGTCAGTGGCTGCTCGTCGCCGGTTCCTCCGTGCTGTCCCTCTCGCTCGGCGGATTCGCCCTCGCCACGGCCACGGAGGCCCCGCTCTGGGTCCTCGTCGTCGTCTGGGGGTTCTCGGGCTTCGCCATGGGGATGACGCTCTCGAGCACCTCGGTCCTGGTGCTGAAACTCTCGGCCGCCACCGAGCAGGGACGCAACTCCGCGGCCCTGCAGATCTCCGACCAGCTCGGCGGCGTGGCAGGCACGGCCGGCGCCGGCGCACTCTTCGCCCTCCTGCACGATCCGGCGGATCCAGGACACGTGCCCACCTTCGTTGCCATTTGGCTCGCTCTGTGGGTGTTCACGGCAGCAGGTATAGTTTCGGGTCTGAGAGGGGCCCGGTCATCGGATGACGGCCCCGGTCTCACCCCCAGCAAGTCGATGGAAGGTACTGTCCCGGCGTGA
- a CDS encoding AI-2E family transporter yields MTDHQDVPLDQPLPRPEPTESEDGQAPAGPPIGGTPPSTLRSLFSVARRALPSAQPRPRFEFPPEREPDPVAVDPDVALSDERLKFGGAYPRSMRAHPIHFGFMMSVGVGLALLAFFIITNVGQLLVWIGAALFIALGLDPIVRWLETKHVPRPAGIAVSLSILVGIVAGFFALLIPTIVSQTSQIVERAPGYADDFLKSEFFTTVDTQFQLRDRVSSEIDRFFANSEAVGGIFGGVLEVGTVILNGLFGTLVILVLALYFLASLPSIKKWAYRLAPRSRRPRVEVLSEEITRSVGMYVIGQACVALLNGSFAFIVMSLADVPFSVLLAFVVALLAFIPLVGGTIAAVLVSLIALTVGWHTALLFAIPYVAYLQFEAYFISPRIMQRAVAVPGAVAVIAVIAGGSLLGVLGALIAIPTAAAVMLLLKEVFIARQDSQ; encoded by the coding sequence TTGACAGACCACCAGGACGTCCCGCTCGACCAGCCGCTCCCGCGGCCCGAGCCGACGGAGAGCGAGGACGGACAGGCCCCGGCTGGTCCTCCGATCGGTGGGACCCCGCCGTCGACCCTGCGGTCGCTCTTCTCCGTCGCACGCCGGGCGCTCCCGTCGGCCCAACCCCGGCCGCGCTTCGAGTTCCCGCCGGAGCGGGAGCCCGATCCGGTCGCCGTGGACCCGGACGTGGCGCTGAGCGACGAACGGCTGAAGTTCGGCGGCGCCTATCCCAGGAGCATGCGCGCGCACCCCATCCACTTCGGTTTCATGATGAGCGTGGGCGTGGGGCTCGCGCTCCTGGCCTTCTTCATCATCACGAACGTCGGTCAGCTCCTAGTATGGATCGGGGCGGCGCTCTTCATCGCGCTCGGACTCGACCCGATCGTGCGGTGGCTCGAGACCAAGCACGTACCGCGGCCGGCGGGCATCGCGGTGTCCCTCTCGATCCTCGTCGGTATCGTGGCAGGCTTCTTCGCCCTCCTGATCCCGACGATCGTCAGCCAGACCTCGCAGATCGTCGAGCGGGCCCCGGGCTACGCGGACGACTTCCTCAAGTCCGAGTTCTTCACCACGGTGGACACGCAGTTCCAGTTGCGGGACCGCGTGAGCTCGGAGATCGACAGGTTCTTCGCCAACAGCGAGGCGGTCGGCGGTATCTTCGGCGGTGTGCTCGAAGTGGGCACCGTGATCCTCAACGGACTCTTCGGCACCCTGGTGATCCTGGTCCTCGCGCTGTACTTCCTCGCGTCCCTGCCCTCCATCAAGAAGTGGGCGTACAGGCTCGCCCCCCGCTCGCGCAGGCCCCGCGTCGAGGTGCTCTCCGAGGAGATCACGCGCAGCGTCGGCATGTACGTCATCGGGCAGGCCTGCGTGGCACTGCTGAACGGCTCGTTCGCGTTCATCGTGATGTCGCTCGCCGATGTCCCGTTCTCCGTGCTGCTGGCGTTCGTCGTCGCGCTCCTCGCCTTCATCCCACTGGTGGGCGGCACGATCGCCGCCGTCCTGGTCAGCCTGATCGCGCTCACCGTCGGCTGGCACACGGCCCTGCTGTTCGCGATCCCCTACGTGGCGTACCTCCAGTTCGAGGCGTACTTCATCTCGCCGCGGATCATGCAGCGCGCCGTCGCCGTGCCGGGCGCGGTCGCCGTGATCGCGGTGATCGCCGGAGGCAGTCTCCTCGGCGTCCTCGGCGCACTCATCGCCATCCCGACGGCGGCCGCCGTGATGCTGCTCCTGAAGGAAGTCTTCATCGCGCGCCAGGACAGCCAGTGA
- a CDS encoding co-chaperone YbbN — protein sequence MNLRGAVDLSALKARADAAARPAAARQAAAAPSPYIVEVTEQTFPQLVQLSSQVPVVVNLRATWSEQSNQVTAVLEAAAVEFDGRILLANVDLQAQPQIAQAFQAQGAPTVVAVVKGQPVPLFEGVLPDPQIRAYLDELMKVAEANGVTGTLNDGSQPGPADGEEPPLPPLHQAAFDAIEAGDYPAAAAAYRRALAEQPADADAKAGLAQVELMQRVQDVDAAAVRQRGADEPDAADAQLAVADLDITGGHVEDAFNRIIAFIGRTAGEDKETARKRLLELFDVVGVTDPRVTKARAALARALF from the coding sequence ATGAACCTGCGGGGAGCGGTGGACCTGTCCGCGCTCAAGGCACGCGCCGACGCCGCCGCACGCCCTGCAGCGGCGCGGCAGGCGGCTGCGGCGCCCAGTCCCTACATCGTCGAGGTGACGGAGCAGACGTTCCCGCAGCTGGTGCAGCTCTCGTCGCAGGTGCCCGTGGTGGTCAACCTCCGGGCCACCTGGAGCGAGCAGTCGAACCAGGTGACGGCCGTCCTCGAAGCCGCGGCCGTGGAGTTCGACGGACGGATCCTCCTGGCCAACGTGGACCTCCAGGCGCAGCCGCAGATCGCCCAGGCGTTCCAGGCGCAGGGCGCTCCCACCGTCGTCGCCGTGGTCAAGGGACAGCCGGTACCCCTGTTCGAGGGCGTGCTGCCCGATCCCCAGATTCGTGCCTACCTTGACGAACTCATGAAGGTCGCCGAGGCCAATGGCGTGACCGGAACGCTCAACGACGGTTCCCAGCCCGGTCCTGCCGACGGGGAGGAGCCGCCGCTGCCGCCGCTGCACCAGGCGGCCTTCGATGCCATCGAGGCGGGCGACTATCCGGCTGCCGCTGCGGCCTACCGCCGTGCGCTCGCCGAGCAGCCGGCCGACGCGGACGCCAAGGCCGGGCTCGCGCAGGTGGAACTGATGCAGCGCGTCCAGGACGTCGACGCCGCGGCCGTGCGGCAGCGCGGGGCCGACGAGCCGGATGCGGCCGACGCCCAGCTCGCCGTCGCCGATCTCGACATCACGGGTGGCCATGTCGAAGACGCGTTCAACCGCATCATCGCCTTCATCGGGCGCACCGCCGGCGAGGACAAGGAGACGGCGCGCAAGCGCCTGCTGGAGCTGTTCGACGTCGTGGGCGTCACCGACCCGCGCGTGACCAAGGCCCGCGCAGCGCTCGCCCGCGCCCTGTTCTAG
- a CDS encoding ABC transporter ATP-binding protein yields MSSLVPPPSDENNPEAKAGTAALSIRGLAKRFGEKIAVNGVDLEVPPGSFYGLVGPNGAGKTTTLSMATGLLRPDFGQALVHGVDVWAQPLEAKKLMGILPDGVRLFDRLTGEQLVTYAGLLRGMDRETVAERTGDLLRALDLTGDAGTLVVDYSAGMTKKIALASALIHAPKLLVLDEPFESVDPVSAANIRDILAGYVQSGGSVIVSSHVMDLVQRMCDHVAVIAAGTVLAAGTVDEVRGEATLEERFVELVGGRNTSEGLSWLRTS; encoded by the coding sequence ATGAGTTCCCTCGTGCCACCCCCGTCCGACGAGAACAATCCCGAGGCGAAGGCAGGCACGGCCGCGTTGAGCATCCGCGGCCTGGCCAAGCGCTTCGGCGAGAAGATCGCCGTCAACGGGGTCGATCTCGAGGTGCCGCCGGGCTCGTTCTACGGGCTCGTCGGACCGAACGGTGCCGGTAAGACCACTACCCTGTCGATGGCGACGGGTCTGCTGCGTCCCGACTTCGGCCAGGCCCTCGTCCACGGCGTGGACGTCTGGGCCCAGCCCCTCGAGGCCAAGAAACTGATGGGCATCCTGCCCGACGGCGTGCGGCTCTTCGACCGGTTGACCGGCGAGCAGCTCGTCACCTATGCCGGGTTGCTGCGCGGCATGGACCGCGAGACCGTCGCGGAGCGGACGGGCGACCTCCTGCGTGCCCTCGACCTCACCGGTGACGCCGGCACGCTCGTGGTGGACTACTCGGCGGGCATGACGAAGAAGATCGCGCTGGCATCGGCGCTCATCCACGCCCCGAAACTGCTGGTGCTCGATGAGCCCTTCGAGTCCGTCGATCCCGTCTCGGCGGCGAACATCCGCGACATCCTCGCGGGATACGTCCAGTCCGGCGGTTCGGTCATCGTCTCGAGCCACGTCATGGACCTCGTGCAGCGCATGTGCGACCACGTCGCCGTCATCGCCGCGGGCACCGTCCTCGCAGCAGGCACCGTGGACGAGGTCAGGGGAGAGGCGACGCTCGAGGAGCGCTTCGTCGAGCTGGTCGGGGGACGCAACACGTCGGAAGGGCTGTCGTGGTTGCGGACCTCCTGA
- the atpD gene encoding ATP synthase subunit beta codes for MTAQTVEHGTDSVAPGATGRIARVIGPVVDVEFPADAIPAMYNALTTEITLNGETRLITFETSQHLGDNLVRAISLQATDGLVRGTVVQDTGAAISVPVGDGVKGHIFNVLGKPLDVEESALEISERWPIHRKAPSFASLEGSTEMLETGIKVIDLLTPYIKGGKIGLFGGAGVGKTVLIQEMITRVARNFGGTSVFAGVGERTREGNDLWVEMEEAGVLKDTALVFGQMDEPPGTRLRVALSALTMAEYFRDVQNQDVLLFIDNIFRFTQAGSEVSTLLGRMPSAVGYQPNLADEMGLLQERITSTKGHSITSMQAIYVPADDYTDPAPATTFAHLDATTELSREIASRGLYPAVDPLASTSRILDPQYIGHDHYNTAVRVKQILQKNKELQDIIAILGIDELSEEDKVIVARARRIQQFLSQNTYTAKQFTGVEGSTVAIKDTIEGFSAICNGDLDHIAEQAFFNVGGLDDVERQWAKIQEQTGK; via the coding sequence ATGACTGCCCAGACTGTTGAACACGGTACGGACTCAGTTGCCCCCGGCGCCACCGGCCGTATTGCACGTGTCATCGGCCCGGTTGTCGACGTCGAGTTCCCGGCCGACGCAATCCCCGCAATGTACAACGCCCTCACCACCGAGATCACTCTCAACGGTGAGACCCGCCTGATCACCTTCGAGACCTCGCAGCACCTCGGCGACAACCTCGTGCGTGCCATCTCGCTGCAGGCCACCGACGGCCTCGTCCGCGGCACCGTCGTGCAGGACACCGGAGCAGCGATCTCCGTGCCCGTCGGCGACGGCGTCAAGGGCCACATCTTCAACGTCCTGGGCAAGCCCCTCGACGTCGAGGAGTCGGCGCTCGAGATCTCCGAGCGCTGGCCCATCCACCGCAAGGCCCCCAGCTTCGCGTCCCTCGAGGGTTCGACGGAGATGCTGGAGACCGGCATCAAGGTCATCGACCTCCTGACCCCCTACATCAAGGGTGGGAAGATCGGCCTGTTCGGTGGTGCCGGTGTCGGCAAGACCGTCCTCATCCAGGAGATGATCACGCGTGTCGCCCGCAACTTCGGTGGCACCTCGGTGTTCGCCGGAGTCGGTGAGCGCACCCGTGAGGGCAACGACCTCTGGGTCGAGATGGAAGAAGCCGGCGTCCTCAAGGACACCGCCCTCGTGTTCGGCCAGATGGACGAGCCGCCGGGAACGCGCCTTCGCGTGGCCCTCTCGGCGCTGACCATGGCCGAGTACTTCCGCGATGTGCAGAACCAGGACGTGCTGCTCTTCATCGACAACATCTTCCGGTTCACGCAGGCGGGTTCGGAGGTGTCGACCCTCCTGGGCCGCATGCCGTCCGCGGTGGGCTACCAGCCCAACCTGGCCGACGAGATGGGTCTCCTGCAGGAGCGCATCACCTCGACCAAGGGCCACTCGATCACGTCCATGCAGGCGATCTACGTGCCTGCGGACGACTACACCGATCCGGCTCCGGCAACCACCTTCGCGCACCTCGACGCGACCACCGAGCTCTCCCGCGAGATCGCGTCCCGTGGCCTGTACCCGGCCGTGGACCCGCTCGCCTCGACCTCGCGCATCCTGGATCCGCAGTACATCGGCCACGACCACTACAACACGGCCGTGCGCGTGAAGCAGATCCTGCAGAAGAACAAGGAACTGCAGGACATCATCGCGATCCTCGGTATCGACGAGCTCAGCGAAGAGGACAAGGTCATCGTCGCGCGTGCGCGCCGCATCCAGCAGTTCCTGTCGCAGAACACCTACACCGCCAAGCAGTTCACCGGCGTCGAGGGTTCGACGGTCGCCATCAAGGACACCATCGAGGGCTTCTCGGCGATCTGCAACGGCGACCTGGACCACATCGCGGAGCAGGCGTTCTTCAACGTCGGCGGCCTCGACGACGTGGAGCGCCAGTGGGCCAAGATCCAAGAGCAGACCGGTAAGTAA
- a CDS encoding hypothetical protein (possible pseudo due to frameshift) — MPTGAVGMISEPAQADEIIRNERADVVLIARAALRDPHWWMRAAHELGHDLVPAPQYERAGSF; from the coding sequence GTGCCCACCGGCGCGGTCGGGATGATCAGTGAGCCGGCCCAGGCGGACGAGATCATCCGGAACGAGCGGGCCGACGTCGTCCTGATCGCACGGGCGGCCCTGCGGGATCCGCACTGGTGGATGAGGGCGGCGCACGAGCTCGGCCACGACCTGGTGCCGGCGCCCCAGTACGAACGCGCAGGATCGTTCTGA
- the atpG gene encoding ATP synthase gamma chain has translation MGAQIRVYRQKIASTTSTRKIFKAMELIATSRIGKARARVASALPYANAITRAVSAVSSQSEIDHPLTTEHGQVRRAAVLVLTSDRGLAGSYSASALKQAEGLFETLRSEGKEIQAYLLGRKAQSYFDFRGRGYERVWTGGTDAPEFSTAREVGEALLSTFLTDYEDGGVDEIHVVYTKFRSMVVQEPAVMRLLPLEVVDEQVPQDGELLPLYEYEPEPEQVLDALLPRYIESRIFAAMLQAAASELAARQRAMKSAGDNATELIKKYTRLRNTARQAEITQELSEIVAGADALNAS, from the coding sequence ATGGGAGCCCAGATCCGGGTCTACCGCCAGAAGATCGCCTCGACCACGTCGACGCGCAAGATCTTCAAGGCGATGGAGCTGATCGCGACTTCTCGCATCGGCAAGGCACGCGCACGTGTCGCATCGGCCCTGCCGTACGCGAACGCGATCACGCGGGCCGTGTCGGCCGTATCGTCGCAGTCGGAGATCGACCACCCGCTGACCACCGAGCACGGTCAGGTGCGTCGCGCAGCGGTGCTGGTGCTGACCTCCGATCGCGGCCTCGCAGGCTCGTACTCGGCCAGCGCCCTCAAGCAGGCGGAGGGGCTCTTCGAGACGCTCCGCTCGGAGGGCAAGGAGATCCAGGCCTACCTGCTCGGACGCAAGGCGCAGTCGTACTTCGACTTCCGCGGCCGCGGTTACGAGCGGGTCTGGACCGGCGGGACCGATGCGCCCGAGTTCAGCACCGCCCGCGAAGTCGGTGAGGCTCTCCTGTCCACCTTCCTGACGGACTACGAGGACGGTGGCGTGGACGAGATCCACGTCGTGTACACGAAGTTCCGCTCCATGGTCGTGCAGGAGCCGGCGGTCATGCGCCTGCTGCCGCTCGAGGTCGTGGACGAGCAGGTGCCCCAGGACGGCGAGCTCCTCCCGCTCTACGAATACGAGCCGGAGCCCGAACAGGTCCTCGACGCACTCCTGCCGAGGTACATCGAGTCGCGCATCTTCGCTGCCATGCTGCAGGCCGCCGCGAGCGAGCTCGCCGCACGCCAGCGGGCCATGAAGTCCGCGGGTGACAACGCGACCGAGCTCATCAAGAAGTACACCCGCCTCCGCAACACCGCACGCCAGGCGGAGATCACCCAGGAACTCTCGGAGATCGTGGCCGGCGCGGACGCGCTCAACGCGTCCTGA
- a CDS encoding N-acetylglucosamine-6-phosphate deacetylase, translating into MALASGTPTALSGRLVTESGIVEDGVLRWEGTRITAAGVDAQDPAVEQLPEGFLILPGLVDLHCHGAGGGDFTSGSAADIEAAAAHLHRSGSTTVLASTCAAPLEDLESAFGRLAAAAEAGLVAGIHAEGPFLSRRRNGAHDPEFLLLPTQEEVARLVTAGRGHLASMTYAPELPGSDVLVYELVMHGVIPSIGHTDSTTEEAMAGLDLINEELAATGFAGFSGRPTATHLFNAMPAIHHRSPGPVPLLLQRARAGEIAVELIADNVHLHPETVRMAFTIAGSENICLVSDSTAAAGCATGTYRLGRSEITLVGDSAVLTATGALAGGAGSLLDVVRCTVEAGVNLPDAVRSAAAVPAVVLGLADELGSLRTGLRADAVVVSPDLHLRGVLRGGTWVRPLEV; encoded by the coding sequence ATGGCCCTCGCGAGCGGAACGCCCACTGCCCTGTCCGGACGACTGGTGACCGAGTCGGGGATCGTCGAGGACGGGGTGCTGCGCTGGGAGGGCACGCGGATCACCGCGGCCGGCGTCGACGCACAGGACCCGGCGGTGGAGCAGCTGCCTGAGGGTTTCCTGATCCTGCCCGGGCTCGTCGACCTCCACTGCCACGGCGCGGGCGGAGGCGATTTCACCTCGGGATCCGCCGCCGACATCGAGGCGGCTGCCGCCCACCTGCACCGCAGCGGCTCGACGACGGTGCTCGCCAGTACCTGCGCCGCGCCCCTCGAGGACCTCGAGTCGGCCTTCGGCAGGCTCGCTGCAGCGGCGGAGGCCGGGCTGGTCGCCGGCATCCACGCGGAAGGCCCCTTCCTCTCGCGCCGGCGCAACGGTGCACACGACCCGGAGTTCCTCCTCCTGCCGACGCAGGAGGAGGTCGCCCGCCTGGTGACCGCGGGCAGGGGGCACCTCGCCTCCATGACCTACGCGCCGGAACTGCCCGGCAGCGACGTGCTCGTCTACGAACTCGTGATGCACGGGGTCATCCCGTCGATCGGGCATACCGACAGCACGACGGAGGAGGCCATGGCAGGGCTGGACCTGATCAACGAGGAGCTGGCAGCCACGGGATTCGCGGGGTTCAGCGGACGCCCGACCGCCACGCACCTGTTCAACGCGATGCCGGCCATCCATCACCGGTCACCCGGCCCGGTACCCCTGCTCCTGCAGCGGGCACGAGCCGGCGAAATCGCCGTCGAGCTGATCGCCGACAACGTGCACCTGCACCCGGAGACCGTGCGGATGGCCTTCACGATCGCGGGATCGGAGAACATCTGCCTCGTCAGCGATTCGACGGCGGCTGCGGGGTGCGCGACGGGCACCTACCGCCTAGGACGCAGCGAGATCACGCTCGTCGGGGACTCCGCCGTCCTGACCGCGACGGGCGCACTGGCCGGGGGCGCCGGGAGCCTGCTCGACGTGGTGCGCTGCACCGTGGAGGCGGGGGTGAACCTGCCGGACGCGGTCCGCTCCGCGGCCGCGGTCCCGGCGGTCGTGCTGGGACTCGCCGACGAGCTCGGCAGCCTGCGCACCGGCCTGCGGGCCGACGCCGTGGTGGTGTCCCCGGACCTGCACCTCAGGGGCGTGCTCCGCGGCGGCACGTGGGTCCGGCCGCTGGAGGTCTGA
- a CDS encoding hypothetical protein (possible pseudo due to frameshift), with product MTSPTAAAGTPGLFDPISLRSLELAHRGWVAAMCQYSCDPAVAAGVPTDWHLVHLGQFATGGAALIITEAAAVSHEGMISPRDAGIYTREQADAWRRINDFIHEHSAIGTKTAVQLAHAGRKASTYWPFSGRNGSVPESEGGWQTLAPTDEAFGRYAAPRAMTEDDIDKVVRDFGAAAALAVDAGFDALEIHAAHGYLLHQFLSPLVNTRTDGWGGSEEARFRLTLDVIREVRRTVPEDHAAPAAHLGVRLDRGRARRRRLRPAGEAGCRRGRGLRRRLVRRCGTVGVHPGRAGLPGRARRGGAYLRRAHRRGRDDQ from the coding sequence ATGACCTCTCCAACTGCAGCGGCCGGCACCCCCGGCCTCTTCGACCCCATCTCGCTCCGCTCCCTCGAACTCGCTCACCGCGGCTGGGTCGCGGCCATGTGCCAGTACTCCTGCGATCCCGCCGTCGCCGCGGGGGTGCCGACCGACTGGCACCTCGTGCACCTCGGGCAGTTCGCGACGGGTGGTGCCGCGCTCATCATCACCGAAGCCGCGGCCGTCAGCCACGAGGGCATGATCAGCCCCCGCGACGCCGGCATCTACACGCGCGAGCAGGCCGACGCGTGGCGCCGTATCAACGACTTCATCCATGAGCACAGCGCCATCGGGACGAAGACCGCGGTGCAGCTCGCCCATGCGGGCCGCAAGGCGTCGACCTACTGGCCGTTCAGCGGTAGGAACGGCTCGGTGCCGGAGTCGGAGGGCGGCTGGCAGACGCTCGCTCCCACCGACGAGGCGTTCGGCCGGTATGCGGCGCCCCGCGCGATGACGGAGGACGACATCGACAAGGTCGTCCGCGACTTCGGAGCGGCCGCAGCACTCGCCGTCGATGCCGGATTCGACGCCCTCGAGATCCACGCCGCCCACGGCTACCTGCTGCACCAGTTCCTCTCGCCCCTGGTGAACACCCGGACGGACGGCTGGGGCGGCTCGGAGGAGGCCCGCTTCCGGCTGACCCTCGACGTGATCCGTGAGGTCCGCCGTACCGTCCCGGAAGACCATGCCGCTCCTGCTGCGCATCTCGGCGTCCGACTGGACCGAGGGCGGGCTCGACGGCGCCGCCTCCGCCCGGCTGGCGAAGCGGGCTGCCGAAGAGGGCGTGGACTTCGTCGACGTCTCGTCCGGCGGTGCGGTACCGTCGGCGTCCATCCCGGTCGGGCCGGGCTACCAGGTCGCGCTCGCCGAGGAGGTGCGTACCTCCGGCGTGCCCACCGGCGCGGTCGGGATGATCAGTGA